Proteins found in one Aspergillus chevalieri M1 DNA, chromosome 2, nearly complete sequence genomic segment:
- a CDS encoding uncharacterized protein (COG:E;~EggNog:ENOG410PV94;~TransMembrane:1 (o39-58i)): MTPSIGPGTVKDLGPDEDEDDAILRANGHDQVMPRQFNWISALGLGFSITNSWVGYLVSK; this comes from the exons ATGACCCCG AGTATTGGTCCTGGAACTGTGAAGGACCTTGGGccagacgaagacgaagatgatgCTATCCTTCGAGCCAATGGCCACGATCAAGTCATGCCTCGACAGTTCAATTGGATCTCCGCTCTTGGGCTAGGGTTCTCCATCACCAACTCTTGGGTTGGCTATTTGGTAAGCAAATGA
- a CDS encoding VOC family protein (COG:S;~EggNog:ENOG410PQ79;~InterPro:IPR025870,IPR029068;~PFAM:PF13468), translating into MPRLPALDHIVILVSHDTLMGLSDHIQHLFIVAPGGNHADGLTSNKLVLLEDGVYIEFIAFFDDIDPDRRRKHRWGNLKENTIIDWAFTLPPDDDFGPIKQRVRDTKTRFSYEEPAPGGRKKNDGTILEWTISVPTDALTNTLPPGRLPFWCLDKTPRELRVPYTVEPELTQHPSGVRGVSSLSLSVPMREISDLAEVYEAIHGRREPVDLVNQVWPYEVPAGSTAGRHTITLLGSAEGTNITLTLSGTSPGRIELLPGIAIYIE; encoded by the coding sequence ATGCCTCGCTTACCTGCCTTGGACCACATCGTCATTCTTGTGTCTCATGACACCCTCATGGGCCTATCCGACCACATCCAGCATCTGTTCATCGTGGCGCCTGGCGGGAATCATGCTGATGGACTCACCTCAAACAAACTGGTGCTTCTCGAGGATGGGGTTTACATTGAATTCATCGCTTTCTTTGACGACATTGACCCCGATCGACGGCGCAAACATCGCTGGGGAAACCTCAAGGAAAACACTATTATCGATTGGGCTTTCACGCTCCCTCCAGATGATGATTTTGGCCCTATCAAGCAGCGAGTTCGGGATACAAAGACAAGATTCTCATATGAGGAGCCTGCCCCTGGGGGCCGAAAGAAAAATGATGGGACAATATTGGAGTGGACAATCAGCGTGCCAACAGACGCCCTTACCAACACACTTCCACCTGGACGTCTGCCATTCTGGTGTCTCGACAAAACCCCTCGTGAGCTACGGGTCCCTTACACCGTGGAGCCTGAACTGACTCAACATCCATCCGGTGTGCGGGGTGTCTCTTCGTTGTCATTGTCTGTTCCTATGCGAGAGATTTCGGATCTAGCGGAAGTATACGAGGCGATACACGGTCGTCGTGAACCAGTAGACCTGGTTAATCAAGTTTGGCCTTATGAGGTCCCTGCAGGCTCGACAGCTGGTAGACACACTATTACGTTGCTGGGAAGTGCAGAGGGGACGAATATTACGCTGACATTGAGTGGAACTAGTCCTGGACGGATCGAACTTTTGCCAGGGATTGCTATTTATATCGAGTAA
- a CDS encoding uncharacterized protein (COG:S;~EggNog:ENOG410Q017;~InterPro:IPR003807;~PFAM:PF02656;~TransMembrane:3 (i31-53o90-111i123-145o)) — MISRIRHWFLPRPVPNNGSQLRDHLANERTFLSWTRMGLAFAAMALALGRLGIIDHVFNTEWKRREAAKSKEQQTTGPEPKIPLTGANDILAGKLCWVISAWSFGYGIFRYVSIRQTLLSGRFVPAIWGPVLMTCGSVGSLGVLLQSGTGLALSESSGSEHAD; from the coding sequence ATGATCTCCCGAATCCGCCACTGGTTCCTCCCCCGGCCCGTCCCCAACAACGGCTCTCAACTGCGCGATCACCTCGCCAACGAGCGCACATTTCTATCATGGACGCGCATGGGCCTAGCATTTGCCGCCATGGCGCTAGCCCTCGGGCGCTTAGGCATCATCGACCACGTTTTCAATACCGAatggaagaggagggaggcGGCAAAATCGAAAGAGCAACAAACTACCGGCCCGGAACCCAAAATCCCCCTGACGGGAGCGAACGATATCCTGGCCGGTAAATTATGCTGGGTTATCAGCGCCTGGTCGTTTGGATATGGCATCTTTCGCTACGTTTCTATCCGACAGACGCTGCTTTCGGGACGCTTTGTCCCGGCGATCTGGGGGCCGGTGCTGATGACGTGCGGGTCGGTTGGGTCTCTGGGGGTTCTGTTACAGTCGGGGACTGGACTAGCCCTTTCCGAGTCGAGTGGGTCGGAGCATGCTGATTGA
- a CDS encoding uncharacterized protein (COG:S;~EggNog:ENOG410PS40;~InterPro:IPR002110,IPR020683,IPR031352,IPR036770;~PFAM:PF17107;~go_function: GO:0005515 - protein binding [Evidence IEA]): protein MAEVVGVASSAITFATVVAQVTESIITIKDYWSQFRDAPNDLKYLMRELELFGLILAEIEEDSSQEAVAFALKGSKHAVQSLEFCREAATNLQALSNELVRDINSSSRLRKSYAAAKVVMQRGKLERHMVRLRNAIQLLSLSQQCYTRALPRVQPGLIAEKLVQDKKNTAKFKPKAYRHAECHLKSGPPEFMNDTTERASQGEISRHAHASKYLWRLSLPSWLSSKALEVYSERLQHGWQWVFRTYNVIPSTSKVVSLTVAGKIEDLQNLFAMKQASPFDRTDRFGYTLLHYAMLGPRKEEVLKFLLDQGVESSIAGTHPNLETPLDMLVFCGTLGLGKSQPLFPCLRLLLRYTKETSYEDTPEETINGVLSRFRGSSEEFKFLQQHYCPSYYEMPQETRIAVASKAAFGVWDAYHMPEMIRTMLGPNHLTAEDLQLEGPWRFDSKNTTLVHCVVRKIGASQAALQGSHPWKRQVRHQSRSSGPTPYINMKEGYYYLYKSWHKLFMEFLQAGVDLNHVVDQQTLFLAFLEGYLDWLDVSKCQILSPGEALRKWLTDLKSAGIDLQKFGEIEDSIWKRELIRRDFGPGDGENLCFHRLIGFSYGSCIDDWSVWLSPKWDNFIRDFWSLIERPAETMAGGWPSE, encoded by the exons ATGGCGGAAGTTGTTGGTGTGGCTTCGAGCGCCATCACGTTCGCAACCGTTGTCGCCCAAGTCACAGAGTCTATAATCACGATCAAGGATTACTGGAGCCAGTTTCGTGATGCACCCAATGACCTCAAATATCTAATGCGGGAACTTGAATTGTTTGGACTCATTCTAGCTGAAATCGAGGAAGATTCATCGCAGGAGGCTGTCGCATTCGCCCTAAAAGGCAGTAAACACGCTGTGCAAAGTCTGGAATTTTGCAGAGAAGCCGCTACGAACCTGCAAGCGCTATCTAATGAGCTTGTGCGTGACATAAATTCCTCTAGCCGCCTGCGAAAATCTTATGCTGCCGCAAAAGTGGTGATGCAAAGAGGGAAATTAGAAAGGCATATGGTCCGACTGCGAAACGCGATTCAATTGCTATCACTGTCTCAACAGTGCTATACAAG AGCGCTTCCACGGGTCCAACCTGGTTTAATTGCTGAGAAACTAGTGCAAGACAAGAAAAACACAGCAAAATTCAAACCGAAAGCTTACCGTCATG CAGAGTGCCATTTAAAGAGCGGGCCACCCGAATTCATGAATGATACAACGGAGAGGGCGTCACAGGGCGAGATTTCACGCCACGCTCACGCATCCAAATACTTGTGGCGTCTCAGTTTACCATCCTGGCTGAGTTCAAAGGCCCTAGAAGTATACAGTGAGAGACTTCAGCACGGCTGGCAATGGGTTTTTCGAACGTACAATGTGATCCCGTCAACATCAAAGGTAGTCTCATTGACAGTAGCAGGCAAAATTGAAGATCTACAAAACCTATTTGCCATGAAACAGGCTTCTCCGTTTGACCGAACCGATCGCTTCGGATACACGCTCCTACAC TACGCCATGCTTGGGCCCAGAAAGGAGGAGGTTCTGAAATTTCTCCTCGATCAGGGAGTTGAATCTTCTATTGCAGGGACTCACCCCAATCTTGAAACACCTCTCGATATGCTGGTATTCTGTGGGACCCTTGGACTCGGCAAGAGTCAGCCATTGTTTCCGTGTTTACGTCTTCTACTTCGCTATACGAAAGAAACATCTTATGAAGACACGCCAGAAGAAACGATCAATGGAGTTTTATCGCGATTTCGTGGGTCAAGCGAGGAGTTCAAGTTTTTACAGCAACATTACTGTCCTTCATATTACGAAATGCCCCAAGAGACAAGAATCGCAGTGGCTTCCAAGGCCGCTTTTGGTGTGTGGGATGCCTATCATATGCCTGAAATGATCCGAACGATGCTTGGACCAAATCATTTGACAGCCGAAGATCTTCAACTCGAAGGGCCTTGGCGTTTTGATTCAAAGAACACAACACTTGTACATTGTGTCGTGAGGAAAATTGGAGCAAGTCAAGCTGCTCTGCAAGGGTCTCATCCATGGAAAAGGCAAGTTCGCCATCAAAGTCGGAGTTCCGGACCAACTCCTTACATCAACATGAAGGAAGGATACTATTATCTCTACAAATCGTGGCATAAACTGTTTATGGAGTTCTTGCAAGCTGGTGTGGATTTGAACCACGTTGTTGACCAACAGACTCTGTTTCTTGCATTTTTAGAGGGATATCTCGACTGGCTCGATGTGTCTAAATGTCAGATATTGTCTCCAGGTGAAGCACTTCGAAAATGGTTAACAGATCTGAAATCTGCTGGTATTGATTTACAAAAATTCGGGGAAATAGAGGACAGCATCTGGAAAAGGGAACTTATCCGGAGAGACTTTGGCCCGGGAGACGGTGAGAATCTTTGTTTCCATCGACTGATAGGATTCTCTTATGGCTCATGTATTGATGATTGGTCTGTGTGGCTATCCCCAAAATGGGATAACTTTATAAGAGATTTTTGGAGCCTAATAGAGCGACCTGCAGAGACGATGGCCGGTGGATGGCCAAGCGAATGA
- a CDS encoding MBL fold metallo-hydrolase (COG:S;~EggNog:ENOG410PIQ1;~InterPro:IPR001279,IPR036866;~PFAM:PF00753) codes for MVSDPASSHAVIIDTVLDYDRATQTISTKSADGIRKMVKDQGYNVVMILETHIHADHMSAASYLQTKLAQDQGFQPPIGIGKRIEQVQNLFGQRYGVPEAEYKGVFGKYFDDDEIFNIGELSASVLHLPGHTPDHVGYKIGENVFCGDSAFHADIGTARCDFPGGSARAMFQSGRKLLSLADGVKIWTGHDYPPQGREDLRPWMSVREHRRHNKHLMDGTTLEAYVAMREERDAKMSEPKLLHQSLQVNIRAGRLPRPTPSGYRMLHLPLKFEDEEW; via the exons ATGGTTTCCGATCCGGCATCATCGCATGCTGTCATTATCGACACGGTGCTCGACTACGATCGGGCCACTCAGACCATCAGCACCAAGAGTGCGGATGGAATCCGCAAGATGGTCAAGGACCAGGGATACAACGTTGTCATGATCCTTGAGACCCATATCCACGCAGATCACATGTCGGCGGCGTCATACCTCCAGACCAAACTGGCTCAAGATCAAGGTTTCCAGCCGCCTATTGGCATTGGCAAGCGCATCGAGCAGGTGCAGAACCTGTTCGGGCAGCGGTATGGGGTTCCCGAGGCTGAATACAAGGGCGTCTTTGGAAAGTActttgacgatgacgaaATATTCAACATTGGCGAGCTGAGCGCGTCCGTCCTACATCTCCCGGGTCATACTCCTGATCATGTGGGTTACAAGATTGGCG AAAATGTATTCTGCGGCGATTCAGCTTTCCACGCAGACATTGGAACCGCGCGCTGCGACTTCCCCGGCGGAAGCGCCCGCGCCATGTTCCAGTCCGGGAGGAAACTTCTTAGTCTCGCAGATGGAGTGAAGATATGGACGGGTCATGACTACCCGCCGCAGGGCCGCGAGGATCTAAGACCTTGGATGAGCGTGCGGGAGCACCGACGGCACAATAAACATTTGATGGACGGCACGACACTAGAGGCCTACGTTGCCATGCGAGAAGAGCGGGATGCGAAGATGTCGGAGCCAAAGCTGCTTCATCAGTCTTTGCAGGTTAACATTCGTGCGGGACGGTTGCCCAGGCCGACGCCGTCAGGATATCGGATGCTGCATCTGCCGCTGAAGTTTGAAGATGAGGAATGGTGA
- a CDS encoding uncharacterized protein (COG:F;~EggNog:ENOG410PMHQ;~InterPro:IPR000845,IPR035994;~PFAM:PF01048;~go_function: GO:0003824 - catalytic activity [Evidence IEA];~go_process: GO:0009116 - nucleoside metabolic process [Evidence IEA]) produces the protein MATESRTHIDYTVGWVCALPKELIAAAAMLDETHQDLPRQPNDHNSYTLGRVGVHNVIVACLPKGEIGNNNAATVAARMTSTFPSIKFGLMVGIGGGVPKSVRLGDVVVSTPTDEFGGVVQWDFGKVQQEGTFKRTGALNCPPTELLSALTKIEKEHTMQGSKILQYLKDLETNWPDLRRNCKHIESINTEEIQEQYNDEEDEEDEEEEEEEEGNYCIHCDQTKIVRRKPRDMRVHYGLIASGNWVIKDALFRDKINKTLGGKVLCLEMEAAGLMNDFPCLVIRGICDYADAHKNKNWQEHAAAVAAAFAKELLLLGRSQSGGEKFEEGTVGVS, from the exons ATGGCTACCGAGTCTCGAACTCATATTGACTACACTGTGGGATGGGTTTGCGCGCTGCCTAAGGAGTTGATTGCTGCAGCGGCAATGCTCGATGAAACACACCAAGACCTCCCCAGGCAACCTAATGACCATAATTCTTATACTCTCGGGCGTGTGGGTGTGCATAATGTTATAGTGGCATGTTTGCCAAAAGGTGAAATTGGAAACAATAATGCAGCAACAGTGGCAGCTCGGATGACCTCTACTTTCCCATCGATCAAATTTGGCCTGATGGTCGGTATCGGTGGCGGAGTACCGAAGTCTGTCAGGTTAGGGGATGTGGTAGTCAGCACCCCCACAGACGAGTTCGGTGGAGTAGTACAGTGGGATTTTGGGAAAGTTCAACAAGAGGGCACTTTCAAACGCACAGGAGCGTTGAACTGTCCTCCTACAGAGCTACTCTCTGCGCTGACGAAAATCGAGAAGGAGCATACAATGCAAGGTTCTAAGATACTGCAGTATCTTAAGGATCTGGAGACCAACTGGCCAGACTTGCGCCGAA ATTGCAAACATATTGAGAGCATCAACACTGAGGAGATCCAAGAGCAATacaatgatgaagaagatgaagaagatgaagaggaggaagaggaagaagaggggaatTATTGCATTCACTGTGATCAAACCAAAATTGTCCGCAGAAAACCGCGGGACATGCGCGTGCATTATGGCCTTATTGCATCTGGCAACTGGGTGATCAAAGATGCGCTGTTTCGGGACAAGATCAACAAGACACTTGGCGGCAAAGTTCTCTGCCTTGAGATGGAGGCAGCAGGTCTGATGAATGACTTCCCATGCCTTGTCATCCGAGGTATTTGTGATTATGCAGATGCACATAAGAATAAGAACTGGCAGGAACATGCAGCAGCTGTTGCAGCAGCATTTGCCAAGGAGCTTCTCTTGTTGGGGCGGAGCCAATCAGGGGGCGAAAAATTCGAGGAAGGCACAGTGGGGGTCTCCTGA
- a CDS encoding uncharacterized protein (COG:V;~EggNog:ENOG410PVVT;~InterPro:IPR012338) → MALLLNKGACPRTKRQILKPETVNQMLTNQIPSYPIYHNTPSKSAKPELANDCPVLPKAGNPSNGWGLTFALSHQENPETGRAAGSASWEGLANLFWFADRTNGVAIIVGTQILPYGGEYRHISSDDSFGRFD, encoded by the exons ATGGCCCTTCTTCTCAACAAAGGGGCTTGTCCACGGACGAAGAGACAAATCTTGAAACCCGAAACTGTCAACC AAATGCTCACCAACCAAATCCCTTCTTATCCCATTTACCACAACACTCCTTCGAAGTCCGCAAAACCGGAACTGGCCAACGACTGCCCAGTTCTCCCTAAAGCCGGAAATCCCAGCAATGGCTGGGGCCTCACATTTGCTCTCAGTCATCAAGAAAATCCAGAAACAGGAAGAGCGGCCGGTTCTGCATCTTGGGAGGGACTGGCGAACCTCTTTTGGTTCGCTGATCGGACAAACGGCGTCGCGATTATTGTGGGGACACAGATTTTGCCGTACGGTGGTGAGTACAGACATATCTCTTCGGATGATTCTTTTGGTCGTTTTGATTAA
- a CDS encoding uncharacterized protein (COG:S;~EggNog:ENOG410PWGD;~InterPro:IPR021858;~PFAM:PF11951) — protein sequence MTVRATLTELAVEYRLKAIRSLGETLQNGISAGFNEDERDGIFATIQILLLQDKIFESGVSAHGVHITGALSICNQLRLSDTLRREDKRTIFFLGNLAWLDVIRSLADPERLCFSSQLRETIIKLSDIKFEQVNGCPRALFLIMGGVLEHAKAHAAGQMEDAQFEVLLEAARQNLFSWRSTSFSYPSDDSRWFAVAEAFRHACILHTSRLLDATQPAEAPIIQQSVTAILDAAAEIPPDCYLLELLVMPLFIAGTDTLSAHARHYVLLRLEHIKFRAGFGNPLPNSLLQSVWDARANQPKKEHENIPWMRFVNVVKRESPLYPANLYRQGKRV from the exons ATGACGGTGCGAGCAACCCTTACAGAAT TGGCGGTTGAGTACCGCCTGAAGGCTATTCGATCTCTGGGTGAGACTCTCCAGAACGGTATATCCGCGGGTTTCAACGAGGACGAGCGAGACGGCATCTTTGCGACCATTCAAATACTTTTACTACAAGAT AAGATTTTCGAATCAGGTGTTTCAGCTCACGGAGTGCATATTACGGGCGCCCTGTCTATATGCAACCAACTGCGATTATCCGACACATTAAGACGCGAGGACAAGCGGAcaatcttcttcttgggaAACCTGGCGTG GTTAGACGTTATCCGGTCCCTCGCAGACCCTGAGCGACTGTGCTTTTCTTCCCAGTTGCGCGAAACTATAATCAAACTGAGCGATATCAAGTTTGAGCAAGTGAATGGGTGCCCCCGTGCGCTATTTCTTATTATGGGCGGTGTGTTAGAACACGCTAAAGCACATGCTGCAGGGCAGATGGAGGATGCCCAATTTGAGGTGCTCCTCGAGGCTGCGCGCCAGAATCTTTTTTCATGGCGTTCGACCAGCTTCTCGTATCCGTCTGATGATTCGCGATGGTTTGCAGTTGCCGAAGCGTTCCGCCATGCATGCATACTACATACCTCCCGCTTGTTGGATGCAACACAGCCGGCAGAAGCGCCGATCATTCAGCAATCAGTTACTGCGATATTAGATGCTGCCGCAGAGATACCGCCTGACTGCTACCTTCTGGAGCTGCTAGTGATGCCCCTATTTATAGCTGGAACGGACACATTATCCGCACATGCACGCCACTACGTTCTGCTAAGATTGGAGCACATCAAATTCAGAGCTGGATTTGGTAATCCATTGCCTAATTCTCTTCTCCAGTCTGTTTGGGATGCTCGCGCAAATCAGCCTAAGAAGGAACATGAAAATATCCCGTGGATGCGATTTGTAAATGTCGTGAAACGAGAAAGCCCGCTTTACCCGGCTAACTTGTACAGACAAGGGAAACGAGTATAG